The sequence GTTTATTTCCGATAAAGCACTCATCTAAATGGTGTTCTTGGAAGAGGTTTGACATTAAAGAGGACTTTATATCAAAGGAAGAGTGTTTGTAAGCCTTTGGTCAGATCTAGTTTTATtgttattcaatatttattaagtaacaATATTGCTTTAGGAATTTTACAGACAGCACATTAGGAACATCCTTCTCTGATCAGAATTCAAGCTGGGATGTCCCTGCAGCAGAGAAGAGTGAGCACTCTCTTGTGTACCTTCTCCAGGTGATTGAGGAGATTGAGGAAATGATGCAGAACTCCCCAGAccctgaagaggaagaggaggttcTAGAAGAGGAGGATGGGGGAGAAACCTCCTCCCAGGCGGACTTAGTCCTCCTGCAGGAGATGCAGGCCTTGACCCAGACCTTCAACAACAACTGGTCCTACGAAGGTGAGAGTCCTGGGGGCGGGCTCGTGGAGGACAAACTCAGCTCTGCCAGGCAGGGTACATGCTTCACACGCCACTAACAGAACCTCGGATCTAGGGAGTTGGCAATACCTTTCTTACTGGACATCAGGAGAGAAGTTAGCATTGCTGGGGGAGGAAGcaagattaaaatggtaaaacgacctgctgtacagcacaaggaactctactcaatactctgtaatggcctatatgggaaaatctaaaaaaaaaaaaaaaaaaaaaaagagtggatatatgtatatgtataactgattcactttgctgtacacctgaaactaacacaacattgtaaatcaactataatccaataaaaatttttaaaaaatgaaaacaactgtgaaagaaaccaaagaacaAGACTAAAGCAGAACAAGTAGAGGAAATCTGAACCCGCTATTCACAATGATGCCAccatgaaatcaatgaaaaaacctacaaatggtaatgataataatagctcgTATTTTGGGAGAGCTTTggagggccaggcactgttctaaaacTTTCTATGAATAATCTCATTTCACGCCCGTGCCAACCCCATTAGGATTGAGCTAACTGAGTTTCcgagagggtaagtgacttgtTTCGAGGCCACTGTTGCGgaaatataattaagaaataaaatctccTCCCCACCCAGAAAACCTCTCCACAGAAGTAGAGGTTTTCTTTCTgagaaaatgcaaacaatttCATTATTGAATTGATGCATGTCACAGTCAACCCACTAAAGGGATggcaaaactggaaagaaatctCACCCGTGTCTACAGCTAACTGGAAACAACCATTACAATTTTGCAATTTAGAGTCAGGTGACAAGTTAGgcccctgttttctttcttgggGATGACTTTTCAAAGCagtggctcccaggtccttgaggaAGCACATCTGGGTCCTGAGACTGGCCAGTGGCTTATTTAGCCATTAAAATGATGcacatatatttgaaaaggacagagagagagattctgaaagaaaaagggaggtgaggaagaggggaagtctcttcccttattttcaaCAGGGAGAATCAAGCCtcttattgtattttatttttttaacatctttattggagtataattgctttacaattgtgtgttagtttctgctttacaacNNNNNNNNNNNNNNNNNNNNNNNNNNNNNNNNNNNNNNNNNNNNNNNNNNNNNNNNNNNNNNNNNNNNNNNNNNNNNNNNNNNNNNNNNNNNNNNNNNNNNNNNNNNNNNNNNNNNNNNNNNNNNNNNNNNNNNNNNNNNNNNNNNNNNNNNNNNNNNNNNNNNNNNNNNNNNNNNNNNNNNNNNNNNNNNNNNNNNNNNNNNNNNNNNNNNNNNNNNNNNNNNNNNNNNNNNNNNNNNNNNNNNNNNNNNNNNNNNNNNNNNNNNNNNNNNNNNNNNNNNNNNNNNNNNNNNNNNNNNNNNNNNNNNNNNNNNNNNNNNNNNNNNNNNNNNNNNNNNNNNNNNNNNNNNNNNNNNNNNNNNNNNNNNNNNNNNNNNNNNNNNNNNNNNNNNNNNNNNNNNNNNNNNNNNNNNNNNNNNNNNNNNNNNNNNNNNNNNNNNNNNNNNNNNNNNNNNNNNNNNNNNNNNNNNNNNNNNNNNNNNNNNNNNNNNNNNNNNNNNNNNNNNNNNNNNNNNNNNNNNNNNNNNNNNNNNNNNNNNNNNNNNNNNNNNNNNNNNNNNNNNNNNNNNNNNNNNNNNNNNNNNNNNNNNNNNNNNNNNNNNNNNNNNNNNNNNNNNNNNNNNNNNNNNNNNNNNNNNNNNNNNNNNNNNNNNNNNNNNNNNNNNNNNNNNNNNNNNNNNNNNNNNNNNNNNNNNNNNNNNNNNNNNNNNNNNNNNNNNNNNNNNNNNNNNNNNNNNNNNNNNNNNNNNNNNNNNNtgtagttttgatttgcatttctctaatgattagtgatgttgagcatcttttcatgtgtttgttaagcctcttatttttaatgcatatttgCCCCTGTGCCACATTCAAGTCTTAAGGGGTGGAGTCAAAATTTGAAACTAGGCAGGTTAACTGCAGAGTCCACACTCTTAATCTGTGTATCATATTAACTCTCTGACACAGGTTTGTGGTAATTATGATCCTACAAAGAAAGAGGTGGATGAAGCATGAAATTAAAAGATGTAACAGCAGTGGCAGAACTGAGTATAAAATTCATCCATCTGCAGGGATAGTGGTAACCAGGCAGCCGGATGGGACACGTTCCCTGGGAGTGGAGCCGAATGGGGGTGACGGGACTTATAAACGATGGGGAGGGAAGGCGGGCTGGTCAGGGTATAAAGGTCCAAGCATGGACTAGAATAGTGGTGAAAATAGAGGCGTGATCTGAAGAACTGCACCCTCTAAGTAAAACCCTGTGGCTCTGAAGAGCAGAGGCAGGGCGATGGCTGCAGAAGGAATCCgctgggagggatggagtggatTTGGCCCTGGTGCTGCATTCACAGCCACTCCAATCAGGCCATTCTCCGGCACACAAAGGTCCCACACATAGAACTGCTCGGCAAAAGACTCGGGGAAACGGCTGAAATGCAGAGTGAAATGGCAAAAACAGAAGGAGGAGGACAGCTCCAAAGAGCGAAATTAGAGGGGAAGGTTGAACTAAGTCAGCAAATACCCCGGCAGAGCAGGAgctgaaagggaaaggaaaatggatTCTGATGTAGAAACAAAAGATGCCACTAGGAAGGGGCACATTCAAAAATATGCTCCCGAATCTACTTTAGGTGAAGAAGTCTTAGGGGacaagagtttaaaataaagtgatcaggcttccctggtggcgcagtggttgcgcgtccgcctgccgatgcaggggagccgtgttcgcgccccggtccgggaggatcccacatgccgcggagcggctgggcccgtgagccatggccgctgagcctgcgcgtccggagcctgtgctccgcaacgggagaggccacaacagagggaggtccgcataccacaaaacaaacaaacaaagtgatCTGTGTCCTGTCTTCCCaggttccctttccttttctctgacaGTAGCAGACAACTCGGTACCAAGAAGCCAGACTTCATTTTTCTGTACATGTTGCCCATCTTTacatgtttcatgtatttttgggCACGTGCACTGCGACACAGGACAGTAGGTGTAAAGAAGGCCTCAGATCGCTCTGCTTATTTTGCTGTCGGCTGTGTCTTGATCAGGTTTTGGGGATAAACACCACCTCTCTATTGCTCGTCAGCACGGATGCCAAACCCCTGCGTCATGTGTTTTCCCCCCAATTCTTGACCCATTTCACATGAGGAATATtacagagacagaggaaaaataGGGAGATGGAACAAGGGATCAAAAACCACACGTCTGCCCACACACGTTTTTGTGGACAGAGTCCACGGAGTCCACAGTCCTTGGGGGctgtttttcctccctccttgGTTTCCCCGAGATGATGTTCTCCTCCGCAGTCGATGACTGGCTCTCCCTGCTGGCACGCCCCGAAATTGTGAAGGTCTGTCGTGGCCCTTTGAGGAACTGTGTGGGGCGGGGGGTCTCCTCCAGACCTGTCAGGCGGCTAGGACCCCGGGAGCCTCTCCAGTGGGCTGGGCTCGATGCAGTGACCCTGCAGGATGGTCTTCCCCTGCAGGACTGAGGCACATGTCTGGGTCTGAGCTGACAGAGCTGCTGGACCAGGTGGAGGGCGCCATCCGAGACTTCTCAGAGGAGCTGGTGCAGCAGCTGGCCCGCCGAGACGAGCTGGAGTTCGAGAAGGAAGTGAAGAACTCCTTCATCACGGTGCTCATCGAGGTACAGAAGAAGCAGAAAGAGCAGCGAGAACTGATGAAGAAGAGGCGGAAAGAGAAAGGGCTGAGCTTGCAGAGCGGCCGGATAGAGAAGGGAAGCCAGATGCCTCTCAAGGTAAGAGGACAGCCCGGCTCGAGGACCAAGTGCACCCACGCCTCCGAGCTCCCCGTTGCAGGCCCCGGGAGCAGCCCTGCCGTGGCCCCAGACAGACCTGTCCTAAGCCGTGACAGTGAGCAGGACACCCTGGCAGACAGCAGAGCCACGGGAGGGAGAAGAGCCCAGCCGTGTCCTCTGCTCCCCTAGAGGACGCCCGTTCTAACCGGAGGAGACAGGACGTAACACTGGAAAATAAGTGACTATGGCGTGTGCTCTCTTAGGCTAGATCTTAAAGAGTGGGGTGAAAGCATTTAGGATTGAAAGGAGTTGTGCCCTGGGACAAGCCTGCTACCAGCACAGCTTATGGTCCTGACTCATCTCTTTAGGATGTCCATAGGGTGTTTCAGGATGGAACGTTATGACGCCTTGTTATATTGACCAGATTCTTCTAACCAGTGACTCTCCATCAGGGAAGCTCAGCAGAATCAGCTGAGGCGCTTTTTCAGAATACCTTTTCCTGGGCTCTCTCGCAGACCTACTGAATTGGGCCCAGGCATATGCACTTTGGAAAAAGCTTTCCAGATGAGGACAGTCGTTTTACACCTGCCCTTCCCAATGGCTgggcattttgttttcttccctgagACATTTTCATCCTCATCTGTCCAAGTTTCCCgctgctgctttctttttctgtttacacAATGGAGGCTGAAATGAGGAAAGCCAGGAGTGCAGAGGGGGGTCTCGTTGCCCGAGGCACTTACTCAGATAAGAGTCTTTGAGACTCTGCTATTTCTTTTTGCAAAGCTCAGGCTGAAATTTTGGCCTGTCTCTTAGCCCAGGTCTTACCTTTGCTTTCTAGTCGCAGAATTGGGGCCCGGATCTGGGACAGTATGGAAGCTGACGGGTCCAGGTAGCTTAGGGAGGACACAGGCGTCCCTGGGGCGATGGATATGAGCAGGAAGCACTTGCCCTTCTGAGTCTcgttctcccccctccccagcgcTTCAGCATGGAAGGCATCTCCAACATCCTGCAGAGCGGCATCCGCCAGACTTTTGGCCCCTCAGGAACTGACAAGCAGGTACAAACCCATCTCCCTGCTCCCAGCTTCCTTCCCAGATTCTTGCAGCTTGGTCTCCCCAACAGAGCAGGGGATGGTGATTCACTAGAATTATCCCCGCACTGGGGCAGGTTGCAGGGGGAAATGTCCTAACAGTTTCTTCCATTCTAAGGAGGAACAAAAAGTGTCTTTTTAAAGGCACAGTTTTTTGAGCTTTAATATTAGAGGGCCTGGGTAAAACTTAAAACTCAACACTACTTGTAGACCTATGAGTTCAGTTGTTTTCAGAACAAAATGCATTAAAGGGGAATCCACTTCATGAAAGATCCCATGCAAGAGCTTCATTACCTCTGCCACACTGGGCCACCAGGTGAGCCAATGCCACCAAGGCTGCCTCTTCACTTCAGCTGCCCTATTGACTGTAACCGTGCTGCGGGGTCTCCTGTTTAGCTCCCTTTTAGCTCAATCGCTTCTCACCTGAGAAGTGGCTTTGCATTTCTGGCTCTCAGGTGCCTGCCATGTACTATAGGCTCTGTTGCTTAGGGCAGTACAGAGATGAGTAAAAGCTGGTCCTGCCCTCGTGCAATGCGTAGTCTAACAGAGAAGGCCCGTTTGTCAGTAGACACCTTTGAGATTGTGCACAAAAACTGTGTCTGTTTTAGACGTATTTGTAGCTGAATCCTAAGTGTTAGAATTCTGGAACTACAGCCTGGGAAGAGATTTTAGGAACATCTAACTCACTCCCCTGAGTTCACAGCAGTGagaactaaggcccagagagattagGCGTTTCCCCAAGGCCACGCTGctagtggcagggccaggactgAAACACAGGCCTCCTGGTCTAGAGCTCTTCTCACTCACGACCCCAGGCTCCCTCAGAACCTTCCAGGTCTCTCTGGCCGGTGTTCTTTGATATCCCACTGGACCCTAAGATGATTTTGTTGTAGGAGCACCTCATCTCCAGCAGAGGGAGCAAACCCAACATCCCAGACCCAGGGCGGGGTTGAGGTTTTCTCACCAGTCATTTTGACAGAAGAGAAACCATTCATTCTCAAGTTGCACTGCAGAAGATAAGAAAATATCaccgcaccccccaccccccgccccttaGAATGTTGTCTGCTTTCAGCCTGGAGGAGAAAAAGCTCACCAGGATTCCTAAACGATCAAAATTTTCTAGTGTCAGAAGAATATATCTGTTGGAGTGGAGGGACATTTTTCCTGGCTAATATGGCAAAGTCTTACTTTTAAAGagacattttccaaaaatggggaaaaagtcCTGAAACGATGGCGCGCACATCATCATGGGTGTTGTCGAGAACGTCAAATTTGATGGAGCGTGTTTTTTAGAGAAAAGCCCAATCCCCATGCAAGCTGTCAACCGTATCTCAGCGCCCGGGGGCCGGGCTTCTGTCTCACATGCTGCACACCCTGCTTGTCTTCTAGTACCTGAACACGGTCATCCCTTACGAGAAGAAGGCCTCGCCCCCGTCGGTGGAAGATCTCCAGATGCTGACAAACAGTGAGTTGTTCCTCCCATTCGCAGCGAGACCAGGGgctcatttctctccctcccaccctgtgagTTGCACCCGTGGTATCTCAGTCCGGAGGTGTCCCCAGAGCAGTTTCTATGGGTCAAAAGGTGCTTCACACCGTTGCATCACGTCCCCGGCGCGCGGTACAATTAAAGAGTTCTGCAGCGACACCCAGAGCTGCCTCGTCTTTTCCCGGTTCCTGTAAGGGAAGAGACTTGCCAGAGAAGAGGAGCTGGTGGAAGAGGCTGGAGTGGTGGCAGGGTAGTAGTGGTGTGCAGGGGCTCTCTGTGGTTCATCCACAGCTCTCAAGGCTGTGTACTCTCTGCcttgccctttctctcttctgcagCTTGAGGTTGCCTCGTGTTCCTAAAGCAGGGAGCTCCTTCTAAGGGACTGGCTGTATTTAGTGAGAAGCAAGGTTTCTTGGGTGGGGTAAGGCTGATTAGAGAGAATAGAGTCTGGTTTTCCTTCCAGGCAATGACTGCTTCCTCTCTTCCACTCTGACTCTAGTGTCGAGTAATATTAAGAAACGTTGAGCTATGGGAGAAAACAGCCTGTGATAAAGAGCCTTTTGCAGGCAAAATCTCTTTATAGACATCAAACACTACAACCCCCAAAGGGCTGGGGGGCACGTGGTGTCAGCCCTCAGTGTCAGCCTGATTCgtttaggaagag is a genomic window of Physeter macrocephalus isolate SW-GA chromosome 16, ASM283717v5, whole genome shotgun sequence containing:
- the FEZ1 gene encoding fasciculation and elongation protein zeta-1; translation: MEAPLVSLDEEFEDLRPCCSEDPEEKPQCFYGSSPHHLEDPSLSELENFSSEIISFKSMEDLVNEFDEKLNVCFRNYNAKTENLAPVKNQFQIQEEEETLQDEEVWDALTDNYIPSLSEDWRDPNVEALNGNSSETEIHEKGEEEFNEKSEHYSGINEEPLLTADQVIEEIEEMMQNSPDPEEEEEVLEEEDGGETSSQADLVLLQEMQALTQTFNNNWSYEGLRHMSGSELTELLDQVEGAIRDFSEELVQQLARRDELEFEKEVKNSFITVLIEVQKKQKEQRELMKKRRKEKGLSLQSGRIEKGSQMPLKRFSMEGISNILQSGIRQTFGPSGTDKQYLNTVIPYEKKASPPSVEDLQMLTNILFAMKEDNEKVPTLLTDYILKVLCPT